In Fodinibius saliphilus, a genomic segment contains:
- a CDS encoding BON domain-containing protein → MSVEVTTRSDEDIKLDVTKQLKWDARIDASDVSITVDNGKVMISGQVPSLTAKSAATNDAYLVEGVSIVENELNIEFPDTETVPTDEQIKNNVVTALALDGDLKSYKIDVDVKQGWVTLEGTVNAYWEKIHAKNEVLELNGVIGVTNNLGVVPTGDYMDESIAKDIVSALERNVNIFADDVNIRVENGNVTLEGTVETSKAKNAAFDSALYTPGVVSVDNKIMVV, encoded by the coding sequence ATGAGTGTAGAAGTAACAACACGTTCCGACGAAGACATTAAACTAGATGTAACTAAACAGCTTAAATGGGATGCTCGAATTGATGCATCTGATGTAAGTATCACCGTAGATAACGGAAAAGTAATGATTTCAGGACAAGTACCTTCACTTACTGCTAAGTCAGCAGCTACTAATGATGCTTACTTGGTTGAAGGAGTATCTATAGTAGAAAACGAGTTGAATATTGAATTTCCTGATACTGAAACGGTACCTACCGACGAACAGATTAAAAATAATGTAGTAACGGCATTAGCTTTAGATGGCGACCTGAAATCCTATAAGATTGATGTAGATGTTAAGCAGGGATGGGTCACTTTGGAAGGTACCGTTAATGCGTATTGGGAAAAGATCCATGCCAAAAATGAGGTACTTGAGCTTAATGGTGTTATCGGCGTTACCAATAATCTCGGTGTAGTGCCTACCGGTGATTACATGGATGAATCGATCGCTAAAGACATTGTGAGTGCACTTGAACGTAATGTTAATATTTTTGCCGATGATGTAAATATCCGAGTAGAAAATGGCAACGTTACGCTAGAAGGTACGGTTGAAACCTCAAAGGCTAAAAATGCAGCCTTCGATTCAGCACTTTATACACCGGGTGTTGTAAGCGTCGATAATAAAATTATGGTTGTCTAA
- a CDS encoding ABC transporter permease produces MLSKCWISFKIACQNIKSNLLHTFLSTLGIVIGVAALVTILSLIDGMENYARSQITQTTSLQTIIVESRHRLQVDGVWVDNKNAPVLMPQNVERLKRKLNNVSSVELRTSGSATIFALADTAKTATYFYALSSDSLNTEKIKMKAGSNIFDGHNSAIISETLAKVLSSEDGWKSTVGRKFEMHGNTYTVSGIFNRDREAKRRIVVPFLSLSDEVIRNNAPKLIIDSEKVEAVEKIKSEVENWLAANYENAEQNFHIFTNQMRVEQARKGMLLFKLIMGLITGIAVVVGGIGVMNVLLISVTERTAEIGIRKATGAKKFDIILQFLSESVTVSIFGSFLGLILGMLVAMAAVPIVKLFIEVPFEAGFSVSTMGIIAILAVVIGIIFGTYPAIRAAKLTPVEAIRRE; encoded by the coding sequence ATGCTTAGTAAATGCTGGATCTCTTTTAAAATTGCCTGCCAAAATATTAAATCCAACCTCTTACATACTTTTTTATCTACCCTGGGTATTGTGATTGGAGTAGCAGCTTTGGTAACTATATTGTCGTTGATAGACGGCATGGAGAATTATGCCCGCAGCCAGATAACTCAAACAACCTCTTTACAGACGATAATTGTTGAAAGCCGCCATAGGTTACAAGTAGATGGAGTTTGGGTGGATAATAAAAACGCTCCGGTATTGATGCCTCAGAACGTTGAACGGTTAAAGCGCAAACTGAATAATGTCTCTTCTGTAGAACTTCGCACCTCCGGATCAGCTACGATTTTTGCTTTGGCCGATACTGCAAAAACGGCCACCTATTTTTATGCTTTGAGTTCTGATTCTCTAAATACTGAAAAAATTAAAATGAAAGCAGGCAGTAATATATTTGATGGGCATAATTCTGCGATAATATCTGAGACATTGGCTAAGGTACTGAGTTCAGAAGATGGGTGGAAATCTACGGTGGGAAGAAAATTTGAAATGCATGGTAATACGTACACGGTTAGTGGCATATTTAATAGGGACAGGGAGGCCAAACGTAGAATCGTGGTTCCATTTTTATCACTTAGTGATGAGGTGATTCGTAATAATGCACCTAAACTGATAATAGATTCCGAGAAGGTAGAGGCCGTAGAAAAGATAAAGTCAGAAGTAGAGAACTGGTTAGCTGCTAACTATGAAAATGCAGAACAGAATTTCCATATTTTTACGAATCAAATGCGTGTGGAGCAAGCCCGAAAAGGAATGTTGCTTTTTAAGTTAATAATGGGATTAATAACGGGCATTGCGGTTGTTGTAGGAGGGATCGGAGTAATGAATGTGTTACTAATTTCTGTAACCGAACGTACTGCTGAAATAGGAATTCGAAAGGCAACAGGCGCCAAAAAGTTTGATATTATTCTTCAGTTTCTTTCAGAATCGGTAACGGTTTCTATTTTTGGTAGTTTTTTAGGTTTAATTTTGGGTATGTTAGTTGCAATGGCAGCAGTACCCATTGTAAAACTTTTTATTGAGGTACCTTTTGAGGCTGGATTTTCGGTATCAACAATGGGAATTATTGCCATACTTGCAGTTGTTATCGGTATTATTTTTGGTACCTATCCTGCCATTAGAGCCGCAAAATTAACCCCTGTAGAGGCGATAAGGAGAGAATAG
- a CDS encoding 1,4-dihydroxy-2-naphthoyl-CoA synthase, with protein sequence MMNWKTVNEYEDITFKKSNGVARIAINRPEIRNAFRPKTLFELQDAFLDVREDANIGVVLLTGEGPSPKDGKWAFCSGGDQNVRGKAGYKDDAGTPRLNVLDLQRMIRFMGKVVIAVVPGWAVGGGHSLHVVCDLTLASKEHATFKQTDADVASFDGGFGSALLARQVGQKKAREIFFLGRNYSAQEAFEMGMVNKVVPHDELEETAYQWAQEILKKSPTAIRMIKYAFNLVDDGMVGQQVFSGEATRLAYMTDEATEGRDAFLEKRDPNWDDYPWIG encoded by the coding sequence ATTATGAATTGGAAAACCGTCAATGAATACGAAGACATCACCTTTAAAAAATCTAATGGCGTAGCCCGCATTGCCATAAATCGCCCTGAAATTCGCAATGCATTTCGCCCTAAAACCCTCTTTGAGCTACAGGATGCATTTCTGGATGTCCGTGAAGATGCTAACATCGGTGTTGTACTGCTTACCGGCGAAGGGCCTTCTCCCAAAGATGGTAAATGGGCCTTTTGTTCAGGCGGAGACCAGAATGTCCGTGGCAAAGCCGGCTATAAAGATGATGCCGGTACCCCACGGTTAAATGTGCTGGACCTACAACGAATGATCCGCTTTATGGGTAAAGTTGTCATTGCCGTAGTTCCCGGATGGGCTGTGGGCGGCGGGCATAGTTTGCATGTTGTTTGTGACCTCACTCTTGCCAGTAAAGAACATGCAACATTCAAACAAACTGATGCTGATGTTGCCAGTTTTGACGGCGGTTTTGGTTCAGCACTCTTAGCCCGACAGGTGGGACAAAAAAAGGCACGTGAAATATTTTTCCTAGGGCGTAACTACTCAGCCCAAGAAGCGTTTGAGATGGGGATGGTTAATAAAGTGGTGCCCCATGATGAACTCGAAGAAACGGCCTACCAATGGGCCCAAGAGATACTCAAAAAAAGCCCTACTGCCATCCGTATGATCAAGTATGCATTTAATTTAGTTGACGATGGCATGGTTGGTCAACAAGTGTTCTCCGGGGAAGCTACCCGTCTGGCCTACATGACAGATGAAGCCACCGAAGGACGAGATGCTTTCCTTGAGAAACGCGATCCCAATTGGGATGATTACCCTTGGATTGGATAA
- the menH gene encoding 2-succinyl-6-hydroxy-2,4-cyclohexadiene-1-carboxylate synthase produces the protein MEILLMEVLEINNTGYAYELHQQDDNIPYLLMLHGFMGSRLVFEHLIGELKRYCNPITVDLLGHGDTGKPTNPNRYREEQQMADLLALIDKLAISPLILYGYSMGGRLALQTALSSPDRFNGMILESANCGISNKKERSKRRKIDMERAKKIEHNFNSFLAKWQKLDLFQSPTVVDSDLQETYHHVQAKQYPSALAASLKGFGTGTMTPVCDKLQQWDKPILLLAGTEDEKYQQINNHLVEQFPNATFSSIEAGHRVHLDNPSMLLKKITHFINRIN, from the coding sequence TTGGAAATACTCCTAATGGAAGTGCTTGAAATCAATAATACAGGTTACGCTTATGAGCTTCACCAGCAAGATGATAATATTCCTTATCTGCTTATGCTTCACGGCTTTATGGGCAGTCGACTTGTGTTTGAACATCTTATTGGGGAACTAAAAAGATATTGTAATCCCATAACAGTAGATCTGCTTGGACATGGAGACACCGGCAAACCTACCAATCCTAATCGTTACCGCGAAGAACAACAAATGGCAGATCTTCTAGCACTCATTGATAAACTGGCCATATCGCCATTAATACTTTATGGATACAGTATGGGGGGAAGACTAGCTCTCCAAACGGCCCTTTCTTCACCCGACCGTTTTAATGGGATGATTCTGGAAAGTGCTAACTGTGGAATCAGTAATAAAAAAGAACGCTCAAAACGCCGGAAGATCGATATGGAGCGAGCAAAAAAAATTGAACATAATTTTAACTCGTTTCTTGCCAAATGGCAAAAGCTCGACCTGTTTCAATCTCCAACTGTTGTTGATAGCGATCTTCAAGAAACCTATCATCACGTACAGGCTAAGCAATATCCCTCTGCTCTTGCGGCTTCGCTAAAGGGATTTGGCACCGGAACAATGACTCCCGTATGTGATAAATTACAACAATGGGATAAACCGATACTTCTGCTAGCCGGTACAGAAGATGAGAAATATCAGCAAATAAATAATCATTTGGTTGAACAGTTTCCCAATGCTACATTTTCATCTATCGAAGCCGGACACCGGGTTCACCTTGATAACCCTTCAATGCTTCTTAAAAAGATTACCCATTTTATCAACAGAATTAATTAG
- the menD gene encoding 2-succinyl-5-enolpyruvyl-6-hydroxy-3-cyclohexene-1-carboxylic-acid synthase, with product MTSSNPGNLVFNWTATFFRTLQQLGVQHVIISPGSRSTPLTLAAATNKHFQKHVILDERSAAFTALGIGKATNTPAVLICTSGTAVANYYPAVIEARKSGVPIILATADRPPNRRATGANQAIDQLKIFGDYPVFFHEVGEAGNSEEDLERLEILGQQAFEASKNKRGPVHLNFPFRKPLEPDPKYLQTISTPDKKEQPDSDKTTYKETQHLSDGLLNKISKAQNPLIIVGPLAPGDNTDSIRAIAEKINAPIIAESNIDSKHVIKQFSGFLRNEQNLENLAPDLILRFGFQPTAKSIEIGLEQWNPVYHYHFASTHALQNATLSEISSIPWFGRPIATDKIHSKNSDQWLNKWKETKSDYQEYANKQITEESPLTDGHVYDHLTPQLTRDLFLMVSNSFPARDINLFGKQPTGIPLYLNRGTSGIDGITSTAFGLSLALDKAGVLITGDLAFLHDSNALLNQQKLKLPLVIIVINNSGGSIFRMLPIEQHEKYFTDYFETPQSVDIRQMVQAHDIPFHSIETFSELHDFSLQRWMRNSNNNGLSIIECKTDADASMKLRKKLWKYS from the coding sequence ATGACTAGTTCCAATCCAGGAAATCTTGTCTTCAACTGGACCGCTACTTTTTTTCGGACGCTCCAACAGCTTGGGGTACAGCATGTCATAATATCCCCTGGATCCCGCTCTACCCCTCTTACTCTTGCAGCAGCTACCAATAAACATTTTCAGAAGCATGTTATCCTGGATGAACGATCTGCGGCTTTTACCGCTCTTGGTATCGGCAAAGCAACAAACACTCCTGCAGTTTTAATATGCACCTCGGGAACTGCTGTGGCCAATTATTATCCGGCAGTTATAGAGGCGCGTAAAAGTGGTGTGCCCATAATTTTAGCTACAGCAGATCGCCCTCCGAATCGAAGGGCTACCGGGGCAAACCAAGCTATAGATCAACTCAAAATATTTGGGGATTACCCTGTTTTTTTCCATGAAGTTGGGGAAGCAGGAAATAGCGAAGAAGATTTAGAACGACTTGAAATACTTGGCCAACAAGCGTTTGAGGCCAGCAAGAATAAACGTGGACCGGTCCACCTAAATTTCCCCTTTCGAAAACCTTTGGAGCCTGATCCTAAATATCTTCAAACGATATCCACACCAGACAAAAAAGAACAGCCTGATTCAGATAAAACTACTTATAAAGAAACACAGCATCTTTCTGACGGACTCCTCAATAAAATATCGAAAGCTCAAAATCCTCTTATAATCGTTGGTCCGTTAGCACCGGGCGATAATACCGATTCTATCCGGGCAATAGCTGAGAAGATAAATGCCCCTATTATTGCTGAATCCAATATAGACAGCAAACATGTAATCAAACAGTTTTCAGGATTTCTGCGAAATGAACAGAACCTTGAAAACTTAGCCCCGGATCTTATTCTCCGGTTTGGTTTCCAGCCTACTGCTAAATCAATTGAGATTGGGCTTGAACAGTGGAATCCCGTCTATCACTATCATTTTGCCAGTACGCATGCCTTGCAAAATGCAACCCTTTCTGAAATTTCTTCTATACCCTGGTTTGGTCGACCTATTGCAACGGATAAAATCCATTCAAAAAATAGTGATCAATGGCTTAATAAATGGAAGGAGACCAAATCTGACTACCAAGAATATGCCAACAAACAAATTACAGAAGAAAGCCCTCTAACCGATGGACATGTTTATGACCATCTGACGCCACAACTAACAAGGGATCTATTCCTAATGGTATCGAACTCTTTCCCTGCCCGTGATATCAACCTTTTTGGTAAACAACCTACTGGCATCCCTCTTTATTTAAATCGCGGTACCAGCGGTATTGACGGCATTACTTCCACTGCATTTGGTCTATCCCTGGCTTTAGATAAAGCCGGAGTCTTGATAACAGGAGATCTTGCCTTTTTGCATGACAGTAATGCCCTGCTGAATCAACAAAAATTGAAACTCCCACTGGTCATCATTGTAATTAATAACTCGGGAGGATCTATTTTCCGAATGCTCCCCATTGAACAGCACGAAAAGTATTTTACTGATTATTTTGAAACTCCCCAGTCTGTTGATATCAGACAGATGGTACAGGCCCATGATATCCCCTTTCATAGTATTGAAACCTTCTCAGAGCTCCACGATTTCAGCTTGCAACGATGGATGCGTAATAGTAATAATAACGGTCTTTCCATTATTGAGTGTAAAACAGATGCTGATGCTTCTATGAAGCTCAGGAAAAAGCTTTGGAAATACTCCTAA
- a CDS encoding isochorismate synthase encodes MANASLSKTDYYQNIDTPEPQTGNLRAFISQLFEDTEAQYASFSFTLDAIDPLAYLEMNWDTEEYQFYWEKPTDELAIAAGGSIEHLSAAGSDRFNTVSKAIKDTQRISREYSSVPHPYSGMMFLGGFSFFDDIAEGLWQDFEPASFTIPEWSIIRDGKFNLVTLSIDLSSFKNDSELHNYLIDRFETIRKRCHLKDELNGQQKLNSFLQNNSLSEIKNGEYKEWTSSVEKATDLISENNFEKIVLARKISVPRHDATNPTQVLNKLRRRYQNCSSFLIHRSGSTFLGSSPERLGSFRSRLFLTEALAGSIQRGQTISEDTQLGQHLIDSKKDQNEHNFVIKDIEERLIPFTIDFYRSAKPEIKKLSNVQHLYTPIRAHLQQEAEVLNVIGQLHPTPAVGGYPWKDAAPYLNKLENFSRGWYASPIGWINSKGIGEFAVGIRSGLLTDKEAHFFAGCGIVADSDPSAEWHETNLKLKPMLSALQYD; translated from the coding sequence ATGGCTAACGCATCGTTATCTAAAACAGATTATTACCAAAATATAGATACCCCAGAACCACAAACGGGTAACTTGCGTGCATTTATATCCCAACTCTTTGAAGATACAGAAGCACAGTATGCCTCATTTAGTTTTACACTGGATGCTATAGATCCTTTAGCATATCTTGAAATGAACTGGGACACCGAAGAATACCAGTTTTATTGGGAAAAGCCCACCGATGAGCTTGCAATTGCAGCGGGTGGTTCCATAGAGCATCTTTCGGCTGCTGGTTCCGATAGGTTCAACACCGTCAGCAAAGCAATTAAAGATACCCAACGCATCAGCAGAGAATATTCTTCGGTTCCTCATCCCTATTCAGGCATGATGTTTCTAGGAGGATTTTCCTTCTTTGATGATATTGCTGAAGGACTGTGGCAGGATTTTGAACCTGCTTCTTTCACTATACCGGAATGGAGTATCATTCGAGATGGAAAATTCAATTTGGTTACCCTGTCAATAGACCTTTCCTCCTTTAAGAACGACAGCGAGCTTCATAATTATTTAATTGACAGGTTTGAAACCATACGCAAACGCTGCCATCTAAAAGATGAGCTTAATGGCCAACAAAAACTTAACTCTTTTCTTCAGAATAATTCACTCTCAGAAATAAAGAATGGAGAATATAAAGAGTGGACCTCTTCGGTTGAGAAAGCAACTGATTTAATTTCTGAGAATAATTTTGAAAAAATCGTATTAGCTCGAAAAATATCGGTACCAAGGCACGATGCTACGAATCCTACGCAAGTACTGAATAAACTACGAAGACGATATCAAAACTGTTCCAGCTTTCTCATACATCGGTCCGGTAGTACTTTTTTAGGATCTTCCCCTGAGCGACTTGGTTCTTTTCGAAGTCGTCTTTTTCTTACTGAAGCACTGGCCGGCAGTATTCAACGGGGACAAACCATTTCTGAAGATACCCAGCTGGGGCAGCACCTTATCGATAGTAAAAAAGATCAAAATGAGCACAATTTCGTAATCAAGGATATTGAAGAGCGTCTCATTCCTTTTACCATCGATTTTTATCGCAGTGCTAAACCTGAAATTAAAAAACTATCCAATGTGCAGCACCTTTACACCCCTATTCGGGCCCACTTACAGCAAGAGGCTGAGGTGTTAAATGTTATTGGCCAGTTGCATCCTACTCCGGCTGTTGGAGGATACCCATGGAAAGATGCTGCTCCATATCTCAATAAACTGGAAAATTTCTCGCGAGGATGGTATGCAAGTCCTATTGGGTGGATAAACAGCAAAGGAATCGGCGAGTTTGCTGTTGGTATTCGCAGTGGTTTGCTGACAGACAAAGAAGCACATTTTTTTGCCGGATGCGGTATCGTTGCGGACTCTGACCCATCTGCAGAATGGCATGAAACAAACCTTAAATTAAAGCCGATGCTTTCAGCCCTGCAATATGACTAG
- a CDS encoding DUF4290 domain-containing protein, whose protein sequence is MFVKQVKPKDFDCGYNLDRMIASLPRIEDEDERIEYAERAVGLIKQSHPNWVDDNEESPEAWDHFFELAEYDPNEYGIYNPYEK, encoded by the coding sequence ATGTTTGTAAAACAAGTAAAGCCTAAAGATTTCGATTGTGGTTACAACTTAGACCGAATGATCGCCTCCCTCCCTCGTATTGAGGATGAAGATGAGCGCATTGAATATGCCGAACGTGCCGTTGGCCTTATCAAACAAAGCCACCCAAACTGGGTTGATGATAATGAGGAAAGCCCTGAAGCCTGGGACCATTTCTTTGAACTTGCTGAATATGATCCAAATGAATACGGCATCTACAATCCTTATGAGAAATAA
- a CDS encoding DUF3467 domain-containing protein, which translates to MPDQTQDLQQGQIQIELPEEEASGTYSNLVMISHSPSEFILDFISVMPGAPKAKVVKRMVLTPDHAKRLVNALSENINRYEKENGTISDEEDIDVPFNYRGPTPEA; encoded by the coding sequence ATGCCAGATCAAACACAGGATCTACAACAAGGACAAATACAAATAGAACTTCCTGAAGAGGAGGCCAGTGGCACATACTCGAACTTGGTGATGATTTCACACTCACCTTCAGAGTTTATTCTGGATTTTATTTCTGTAATGCCGGGAGCACCCAAAGCAAAGGTCGTAAAACGAATGGTGCTTACCCCCGACCATGCTAAGAGGTTGGTAAATGCCCTCTCCGAAAACATTAACCGCTACGAAAAAGAAAACGGTACTATCTCGGATGAGGAAGATATCGATGTTCCATTTAACTACAGAGGACCTACACCTGAAGCATAA
- a CDS encoding murein hydrolase activator EnvC family protein gives MFEFLKRLFNNQNRELTFVLFDEEEPESSTSYHFKPAQLWRLFYGALTVVCIIVLLLVMFTPLSTLLYNREDAQLRERAIKISKKVQALQDSLDARDTQLAEMQQVIASGADTSFNVTKEYQAISDQKRSETLEPETVSDVSIDRMLSQNDIIFSKIFDSVPEFPTTYPIDGTSTRGYNPESGHYGIDIATTKGTEFKAIADGAIVNQDWTVNYGFVLHIQHSNGIITVFKHAASLSKSIGDIVKKGDILGTAGDVGVLSSGPHLHIEIWKNGVPQNPNAYLIKS, from the coding sequence ATGTTTGAATTCTTAAAACGGCTCTTTAACAACCAAAATCGAGAGCTTACTTTTGTCCTTTTTGACGAAGAGGAGCCCGAATCATCAACCTCTTATCACTTTAAGCCGGCCCAACTTTGGCGATTGTTTTATGGGGCATTGACAGTAGTATGTATCATCGTGTTGCTGCTGGTTATGTTTACACCACTCAGTACGCTACTTTATAATAGGGAAGATGCTCAGCTTCGGGAACGTGCTATTAAAATATCAAAGAAGGTTCAGGCGCTTCAGGATTCATTGGACGCACGAGACACACAGCTTGCAGAGATGCAGCAAGTTATTGCCAGTGGAGCTGATACCTCTTTCAATGTTACCAAAGAATATCAGGCAATTTCTGATCAAAAAAGATCAGAAACTTTGGAACCTGAAACCGTTTCTGATGTATCAATAGACAGAATGTTATCGCAGAACGATATCATTTTTTCAAAGATTTTTGATAGCGTACCGGAATTCCCTACTACTTATCCTATTGATGGGACCTCAACTCGGGGATACAATCCAGAAAGTGGACATTATGGTATCGATATTGCAACTACAAAAGGTACTGAGTTTAAAGCAATTGCTGATGGGGCTATTGTAAATCAAGACTGGACGGTGAATTACGGTTTTGTATTACATATCCAACATAGCAATGGTATAATAACGGTTTTTAAGCATGCAGCAAGTTTATCAAAATCTATTGGTGATATCGTTAAGAAAGGCGATATTTTGGGTACGGCCGGGGATGTTGGAGTGTTAAGCTCTGGTCCTCATCTGCATATTGAAATATGGAAAAATGGTGTGCCCCAAAATCCTAATGCGTATTTAATAAAGTCATAA
- a CDS encoding bactofilin family protein, with the protein MSSNKSGKNLPSVNMISEGTRLEGTLDTKNDIRIAGTLDGEAKAKGKVIVSSTGKVEGNIGAADADIAGHVDGEVCVSNKLVLRESAVVEGDIYTKTMLAEEGAQINGSFHMGDNIENELKNSSTTSKVKSSKKTDKKKAKKNVEAGSNSKKDKKIG; encoded by the coding sequence ATGAGCTCGAACAAGTCCGGTAAGAACTTGCCTTCTGTTAATATGATTAGCGAAGGAACTCGTTTAGAAGGAACTCTTGATACGAAAAATGATATCCGCATTGCAGGTACATTGGATGGAGAGGCAAAGGCAAAAGGAAAAGTTATTGTCTCATCCACTGGAAAGGTAGAAGGGAATATTGGTGCAGCAGATGCTGATATTGCAGGTCACGTAGATGGAGAAGTGTGTGTATCTAATAAATTAGTATTACGGGAGTCTGCTGTAGTTGAAGGGGATATTTATACTAAAACGATGCTGGCCGAAGAAGGAGCACAGATTAATGGTTCTTTCCATATGGGAGATAATATTGAAAATGAGCTTAAGAACAGTTCTACTACTTCTAAAGTGAAATCATCTAAAAAGACTGACAAGAAGAAGGCTAAAAAGAATGTTGAAGCCGGCAGTAACTCCAAAAAAGATAAGAAAATAGGGTAA
- a CDS encoding AtpZ/AtpI family protein — translation MDTPKNPGNYMQYLSLGGEIAAALAVPIFLGYWLDSFFESSPWLLLVGCLVGVINIFILIFKLNDRLNKQ, via the coding sequence TTGGATACCCCCAAGAACCCAGGTAACTATATGCAGTACCTCTCATTAGGGGGGGAGATTGCAGCAGCACTTGCCGTACCCATTTTTTTGGGATATTGGCTGGATAGTTTTTTTGAGAGTAGTCCGTGGCTGCTTTTAGTAGGCTGCCTGGTGGGGGTTATAAATATTTTTATTCTTATCTTTAAGCTCAACGATCGGCTAAATAAACAGTAG
- a CDS encoding ATP synthase subunit I, which translates to MERTFQGILSQFILLSAVALCCVAISTIMLTKDALLMSIIANLLSFFFVGSNFFVFKKIREDSSDSFYRKFYLSFGLRFLFVIAALVVALKAIKIHQIHFTVSFIFSYIFHSVIEIISINKILETDN; encoded by the coding sequence TTGGAACGAACGTTTCAGGGAATTCTATCTCAATTTATATTACTCTCAGCAGTTGCTCTATGTTGTGTGGCTATTAGCACGATTATGCTCACAAAAGACGCTCTTTTAATGTCAATAATTGCTAACCTGCTTAGCTTTTTTTTTGTGGGCAGCAATTTTTTTGTTTTCAAAAAAATACGAGAAGATAGCTCCGACAGCTTTTATCGTAAGTTTTACCTCTCTTTTGGACTTCGATTTTTGTTTGTTATAGCGGCTTTGGTGGTTGCTTTAAAGGCAATAAAAATTCATCAAATTCATTTTACAGTTAGTTTCATATTTTCTTATATTTTCCATTCTGTAATCGAGATTATTTCCATTAACAAAATACTAGAAACTGATAATTAG